TCGTCGGCGCGCTGCGCGAGGCGCGCCGCGTGTTGCGGCCGGGGACGCGCTTCGTCAACCTCGACGTCACCAAGCCGCGCCACCCGCTGGTGCGCCGGCTGTTCGGATTGTACTTCTACGGCGTGGTGCCGCTGATCGGCGGCCTGGTCGGCGGTTCGCGCGCCGCCTATCGGTACTTGCCGAACTCGCTGACCAACTTTCCCGACGCCGACGGTCTGGCCGAGCGCTTTCGCACCGCCGGTTTCCGCGACGTGCGCTACGTGCGGCTGGGCTTCGGCGCGATCGCGCTGCACGTGGGGACGGCCTGACCGTGCTGGAACGCAAGCCGGTCGGGCGCGACCTCTACGCGCTGGTCGAAGAGTATTTCCGCTCCTCGTTCGAGACCGACAACGAGCTGATCACCGAAGCCGTGCGGCGCATGCTCGACGCCGGCGGGAAGCGGCTGCGACCGCGCTTCACGCTGCTGGCCGCCGAGGCGGTCGGCGCCCATGCCGAGCAGCACCTGCGGTTGGCCGCGTTCATGGAGCTGATCCACGTCGCGACGCTCATCCACGACGACGTCGTCGACGGCGCGAAGACGCGCCGCGGCGTCAACGCGACCGCGGTCGACTTCGGCAACCGCATCAGCGTGTTGGCCGGCGACTATCTGTTCGCGTGGATCTTCAAGAACGTCACCGCCGGGTACCCGGTGCCGATCCCGCACGTGCTCAGCGCCACGCTCGCCGACATCACCGACGGCGAGGTGCTGCAGCTGCGCGCGCTGGCCGACCTCGAGACGACGCAGGCCGGCTACGTCGAGATCGCCACCAAGAAGACGGCCTCGCTGTTCGCCGCCTCGGCCGAGTGCGGCGCGCTGGCGGCCGGCGGTTCGCCGTTCGCCGTGCGCGCGCTGCGCGAGTTCGGGACCGCCTACGGGATCGCGTTCCAGATGCGCGACGACCTGCTCGACCTCACGGCGGACGAAGCAACGCTCGGCAAGCCGGTGGGCAACGACTTGCGCGAGCGGAAGATGACCATACCCCTCGTGCTGGCCTTATCCACGGGGAACGAGGAATTCCGGGCCCTCGTCGAACGCTTCTTTGCCGGTGAGGGCGACGGACGCGACGACGTCGCGGCCGTGGTGGCCGGGATCGCCGCGCAGGGTGGCCTGGCCAAGACGGAAGCCGTTCTGGCCGGCTACGTCGAACGAGCGAAACAGTCGTTGGCGCCGCTCGGTACCGTACCGGCGCGCGCCGAGCTCGCCGCCCTCGCCGACGCGCTGCTCTAGAGAAAGACCTCTTCTATGTTCT
The window above is part of the Candidatus Sulfotelmatobacter sp. genome. Proteins encoded here:
- a CDS encoding polyprenyl synthetase family protein; this encodes MLERKPVGRDLYALVEEYFRSSFETDNELITEAVRRMLDAGGKRLRPRFTLLAAEAVGAHAEQHLRLAAFMELIHVATLIHDDVVDGAKTRRGVNATAVDFGNRISVLAGDYLFAWIFKNVTAGYPVPIPHVLSATLADITDGEVLQLRALADLETTQAGYVEIATKKTASLFAASAECGALAAGGSPFAVRALREFGTAYGIAFQMRDDLLDLTADEATLGKPVGNDLRERKMTIPLVLALSTGNEEFRALVERFFAGEGDGRDDVAAVVAGIAAQGGLAKTEAVLAGYVERAKQSLAPLGTVPARAELAALADALL